tccaaatTTAAAGAGAAGATACTACtggtttaaaaaaaaatagtaaaaatgaCGACAAAAAATCAGGAGATGAAGAAGAAAGTGATAAGAATAAGGAATCTTCTAACCGAATTATTGAATTTAGTACAACTGTCCCATGCATGAAAATAACTTTGTCAAAAACTGGTgaaaatattgataaaGATCAAGTAGGTTACCAAAAACCATTAGATGATAAGGATGTTAAAGCTATGACACCCgaagaaatattaaagGAAAAGGCTTATAGAAGAAGATGTAagtttttttcatttttcgtGTGTAATGacaaattgtatatatatatatgtgtatatagccatttatttatttttgatcTATCTATGATTACTTCATACATACTTGCCCCTCAAAGGCTAAAATCCTCATTaagatatatattctacatattttcatttcttgcattttttcattttgtaaCCTTTATAGATAGGAGAGGTAGAGGTGGTGATAGATATAGGGGATCCTATAGAAGACAATATTATGACAATTCCATGTGGAATAATAGAAgatatgaaaaaagaaccaattaaaataattttgtagCTTAATTTTCATAGCATTGAAAATAAGCAATATGAAGAAGACTCCTATCAGTATAAACtcatatgcatatattttttattatttgatgaTGCTTagaaatttaaatatgtgaattttgattataaaatgtgtatgatatacatataatgactatttaaataagttcattatttttataaatagttCTTATTATGTTACGATGTAATTTTGAAAGAAACCCCAagttaaaaatgtaaaaaaaaatataaaaat
This DNA window, taken from Plasmodium berghei ANKA genome assembly, chromosome: 13, encodes the following:
- a CDS encoding DNA/RNA-binding protein Alba 2, putative, with the translated sequence MPGSTKSETKLENGIRISYKSDALDYVYKAIVLFETHDEVILSGVGKAISSVVNVAEMIKRRAKGLHQFTQLYEKEHIIKREDTTGLKKNSKNDDKKSGDEEESDKNKESSNRIIEFSTTVPCMKITLSKTGENIDKDQVGYQKPLDDKDVKAMTPEEILKEKAYRRRYRRGRGGDRYRGSYRRQYYDNSMWNNRRYEKRTN